Sequence from the Gemmatimonadota bacterium genome:
CGCCTGGTGTGGAGACGGCGCCGATCATCGAGCCGCCCGATCCGGAAGAAACGCCTCGCGGCCAGGCGCTGCTGGCGTTGAAGGAAATCGAGTTCGACCGCGCCACCGGGAAGCTCTCGGATGAGGATTACGCCGAGTTGCACGCGCGCTACTCCAGCCGGGCGCTCGAGCTCCTCGATGGCCCGTCCACGGCGGTCGCCCCCCCGATCCATGCCGACCCGGTCGAGGCACTGCTCACGCAGCGCATCGTGACGCAGGGGGGATTCTGTGGCAGCTGCGGCGCCCGCCGGGTGCCCGGCGGACGCTTCTGCGGCAGTTGCGGGGCCCCGCA
This genomic interval carries:
- a CDS encoding zinc ribbon domain-containing protein yields the protein MNQDTLAQLVAMVLVGFALFWLVAQPLIAPGVETAPIIEPPDPEETPRGQALLALKEIEFDRATGKLSDEDYAELHARYSSRALELLDGPSTAVAPPIHADPVEALLTQRIVTQGGFCGSCGARRVPGGRFCGSCGAPQAV